Genomic segment of Veillonella parvula DSM 2008:
TGCACACGACCTGCACTAAGGCCTTTGCAAACCTTTTTCCATAACAAAGGACTCAATTTATAACCTACGATACGGTCTAATACACGGCGTGCTTGTTGGGCATCTACCATGTTCATATCGATAGTACGTGGAGAATCCAAAGCCTCTGCTACAGCATTTTTAGTGATTTCATTGAACGTAATACGGCATGTAGACGTAGGATCTACATTTAGAATGTACGCTAAATGCCAAGAAATAGCTTCCCCTTCACGGTCAGGGTCAGTTGCGAGTAATACGGCACTACTTTCATCAGCATAAGAAACTAGTTCATCAATAACCTTTTTACGTGTTACCAAATTACTATAGCGCGGCGTGAAATCATGCTCTATATCGATGCCTATTTGAGACTTTGGCAAATCTCGTAAGTGGCCCATACTCGCCTTTACAACGTAGTTAGGACCTAAGAATTTTTCAATTGTTTTAGATTTAGCAGGAGACTCTACGATAACCAAAACTTTGCCATCAGGATTATATACACGTGGTTCCCGTTGCTCCGGTGGCACTGAAGTTTGTAGTACGGATTTATCCCGTACAATCCCCATAGGCGTTAAGGATTCTTTAGCTACCTTACGCTTTATCGTAGTACTTTCTTTCTTAGTATTTTTCTTTTTTGTGTCTTTACTAGTACTAGCTGCTTTCGGCTCGCCAATAACGATAGATCGTTTAATGGACAAGTATATCACTCCTAGTCATATTAATATAGCCTCTCGGCGGATGATTCTCTATAGCCCCTTCCATTTCTAACTCTAGTAATAAGGGCTGTAGTTGTTGTAATGGAATACGAGTCGCTTTCAAAATATCACTAACCGTAATACATCGATCATGAGGTATTTCACTCAATATTACACTCCTATCCACATTAAAGCTTAACATAGAGCACCCTTTTCTATCAACACTTTGACTATGATTCCCTATTTTTACACTATCTTTTACACCTTTATTTTCCTTATTTTTTGTTGGTAAAAGTTTCTGTTCACTAGAAAAATATTCCCGCAATGTTAAATGATATTGTTCAACTATATCCTCATACCCAGTAAGTACATATGCACCATTTCTCATTAGAAATTTATTTCCATCAGCCGTATGGTCTAATAGATTACATGGTACCACAAATACATCTCGACCTTCACTAACCGCCATATCTGCCGTAATCAAAGAACCACTACTGGACTTGGCCTCCACTACGATAACACCTCTGCATAATCCACTAATAATACGATTCCGTGCTGGGAAATGTTTTGCGGACGGCGGTGTACCCGGCGGGTATTCGGATAGAAGTAACCCATTATTTTGTAACATACGATCAAATAATTTTGCATTTTCTCGAGGATAGGTAATATCTAAACCACATCCCATAACAATGATTCCATACCCCTGACTAGCTAGAAGGCCTTCATGACCATGTGTATCAATACCTCGTGCGCCTCCACTGACAATAATAGTGCTGTATTTACCGAGCTCTTTACCAAGCATTCTCGCCACATTGCGTCCGTATAATGAACAGCGCCGTGCCCCTACAAGAGCAATCCGATTTAGCCGTTTATCTAAAAGTACTCTATTACCTCGCATAAACAATATAGCCGGTGGATTATAAATATGGTTCAAAATAGATGGAAAATCTTTATCTAAAAAGGTAGTAACATCCATCTTATATTCGTCTATTTTATGAATTATATAATCTAACTTTTCATCCTTAGCCGATGATGCTATAGCACGTTTATCAGCGGTAGAAATATGTGTATAAGGCTTTAAATTTTCAACCTTCTTAACGGCTTGCCAAGCATCATAAGGGGATCCAAAATCCTCTATAAATCGCCTTACATATGTGGCTCCAACATTGTATAAGCTTTGTAATCCTGCAATATAAATATTGTCATCGTATCTAATCATATAAACACCTAGTAATTCTTTCTATGTATATAAGCCTTAGTTTTATATAGAATTAAACAACTATTTTTGGCAAATAAACAACTACTAAATTTATAAGATAATTACTTTATTTGCCAGTTCTAAATAACATTGCTTCAGAAATATGATGTGGTTCTACTTTTGGATTTTCTTCTAAATCAGCAATTGTACGAGCCACCTTTAATATGCGATCAAAAGCTCGCCCACTTAAATGAAAATGGTCAAATATATTGCCTAAAACACTCCAGGCCTTATCTGTAATATTGCATAGTTCACTAATTGCCTTATGAGGAACTGCTCCATTCGAATTAAAGTCAAAACCTTCAAATCGTTTTTGCTGCATAGCAGTAGCCATGATAACTTGTTGTCTCATACTTTCACTCGTCATATTTGAAGTTGATGTATCTAACAGCTGTTCAAGGGTCGGTCTCTCAACGGGAATATGTAAATCAATACGATCCATAATCGGCCCTGATAACCGTTGCTGGTAATTTTTAACCATCGTTTCTGTACAGACACATTCCTTATGGGGATCATGGTAATAACCACAAGGACAAGGATTTGCCGCAAGAATACAAATAAAATTAGCTGGATATATATAATTTCCTTGAGCCCGATTTATAGTAATAGTCCTAGACTCTAGTGGCTGTCGTAATGCATCAATTACCTGACGTTGAAACTCAGGTGCCTCATCCATAAATAATACGCCTCCATGAGCTAGTGTTACCTCTCCAGGGCGCCCCTGTATCCCTCCACCGACCATACTAGCCAAAGTTGCCGTATGATGAGGATGTCTAAAAGGT
This window contains:
- the dprA gene encoding DNA-processing protein DprA, which produces MIRYDDNIYIAGLQSLYNVGATYVRRFIEDFGSPYDAWQAVKKVENLKPYTHISTADKRAIASSAKDEKLDYIIHKIDEYKMDVTTFLDKDFPSILNHIYNPPAILFMRGNRVLLDKRLNRIALVGARRCSLYGRNVARMLGKELGKYSTIIVSGGARGIDTHGHEGLLASQGYGIIVMGCGLDITYPRENAKLFDRMLQNNGLLLSEYPPGTPPSAKHFPARNRIISGLCRGVIVVEAKSSSGSLITADMAVSEGRDVFVVPCNLLDHTADGNKFLMRNGAYVLTGYEDIVEQYHLTLREYFSSEQKLLPTKNKENKGVKDSVKIGNHSQSVDRKGCSMLSFNVDRSVILSEIPHDRCITVSDILKATRIPLQQLQPLLLELEMEGAIENHPPRGYINMTRSDILVH